The following are encoded together in the Actinoplanes sp. N902-109 genome:
- the zwf gene encoding glucose-6-phosphate dehydrogenase yields MGNPLRTAQDRRLPRIPEPCALVIFGVTGDLSRKKLIPAVYDLANRGLLPPGFVVLGFARRDWGDGDFESLAYAAAKKGARTPWREDVWQRLASQFVFVPGSFDDDAAFDHLAETLDDLRERNGIAGNVAFYFSIPPAAFPLVLNQLNRTGMADNAKSGGWRRVVVEKPFGNDLPSAKALNQLVDEVFTPEDVFRIDHYLGKETVQNILALRFANSLFEPVWNSKYVDSVQITMAEDVGIGTRAAFYDASGAARDVLQNHLLQLLALVGMEEPTSFDSVDVRAEKLKVLKAISIPHDIHEGSVRGQYLPGWVAGERAVGYLEEKDIPADSTTETYVAVRLGIQNRRWAGVPFYVRVGKRMPRRVTEIAILFKRAPHLPFDPADVEMLGNNQLVIRVQPDEGVVLKFGSKVPGTTMEVRDIAMDFQYGEAFTESSPEAYERLVLDVLVGDRSLFPDAAEIEQSWQVIDPLEAAWAGTKPEPYRSGEWGPRAADEMLAREGRAWRRA; encoded by the coding sequence GTGGGTAATCCGCTGCGCACAGCACAGGACCGACGGCTGCCCAGGATCCCGGAGCCGTGTGCTCTGGTGATCTTCGGCGTCACCGGTGACCTGTCGCGAAAGAAATTGATTCCGGCCGTCTACGACCTGGCCAACCGGGGTCTGCTGCCGCCCGGCTTCGTGGTCCTGGGCTTCGCCCGGCGTGACTGGGGCGACGGCGACTTCGAGTCGCTGGCGTACGCCGCCGCCAAGAAGGGCGCCCGGACCCCGTGGCGGGAGGACGTCTGGCAGCGGCTGGCGAGCCAGTTCGTGTTCGTGCCCGGCTCGTTCGACGACGACGCCGCGTTCGACCACCTCGCCGAGACCCTGGACGACCTGCGCGAGCGCAACGGCATCGCCGGCAACGTCGCGTTCTACTTCTCCATCCCGCCGGCCGCGTTCCCGCTGGTGCTCAACCAGCTGAACCGCACCGGGATGGCCGACAACGCGAAGTCCGGCGGCTGGCGCCGGGTGGTGGTGGAGAAGCCGTTCGGCAACGACCTGCCGTCCGCCAAGGCGCTCAACCAGCTGGTCGACGAGGTGTTCACGCCCGAGGACGTCTTCCGCATCGACCACTACCTGGGCAAGGAGACGGTCCAGAACATCCTGGCCCTGCGCTTCGCCAACAGCCTGTTCGAGCCGGTGTGGAACTCCAAGTACGTCGACTCGGTGCAGATCACCATGGCCGAGGACGTCGGCATCGGCACCCGGGCCGCGTTCTACGACGCCTCCGGCGCCGCGCGTGACGTGCTGCAGAACCACCTGCTGCAGCTGCTCGCGCTGGTCGGCATGGAGGAGCCGACGAGCTTCGACTCCGTGGACGTACGCGCGGAGAAGCTGAAGGTCCTCAAGGCGATCAGCATCCCGCACGACATCCACGAGGGCTCGGTCCGCGGTCAGTACCTGCCCGGCTGGGTGGCCGGCGAGCGCGCCGTGGGCTACCTGGAGGAGAAGGACATCCCGGCCGACTCCACCACCGAGACCTATGTGGCCGTGCGCCTGGGCATCCAGAACCGGCGCTGGGCGGGCGTGCCGTTCTACGTACGCGTCGGCAAGCGCATGCCGCGCCGGGTGACCGAGATCGCGATCCTGTTCAAGCGGGCGCCGCACCTGCCGTTCGACCCGGCCGACGTGGAGATGCTGGGCAACAACCAGCTGGTCATCCGGGTCCAGCCGGATGAGGGCGTGGTGCTCAAGTTCGGCTCCAAGGTGCCGGGCACCACGATGGAGGTCCGCGACATCGCGATGGACTTCCAGTACGGCGAGGCGTTCACCGAGTCCAGCCCCGAGGCGTACGAGCGGCTCGTGCTCGACGTGCTCGTCGGCGACCGGTCGCTGTTCCCGGACGCCGCCGAGATCGAGCAGAGCTGGCAGGTCATCGACCCGCTGGAGGCGGCCTGGGCCGGCACCAAGCCCGAGCCGTACCGGTCGGGCGAGTGGGGTCCGCGCGCGGCGGACGAGATGCTGGCCCGCGAGGGCCGCGCTTGGAGGCGAGCATGA
- the tkt gene encoding transketolase — MDAVEKAGNGHPGTAMSLAPAAYLLFNKVMRHDPTDPLWAGRDRFVLSCGHSSLTLYIQLYLNGFGLALDDLAALRQWDSLTPGHPEYGHTPGVEITTGPLGQGVGNAVGMAMAARRERGLFDPSADGDSLFDRHVYALCSDGDIEEGVSHESSAVAGVQKLGNLTVIYDDNEISIEDDTRIAKNEDVGARYAAYGWHVQTVDWRKGDPEKGDYNEDVPALWAAIQEAKSVTDKPSFIVLRTIIGYPAPNKQNTGKIHGSALGADEVAATKEILGFDPQKSFDVAPEVLEHTRTVVQRGQAAHAEWDKAFEGWATSNPEGKKLFDRITSRKLPEGWTEALPVFPADEKGLATRAASGKVLDALAPVLPELWGGSADLAESNNTTMKGEPSFIPAEYATKAFPGHEYGRTLHFGIREHGMGSILNGITAHGATRPYGGTFLVFSDYMRGAVRLSALMKLPVIYVWTHDSIGLGEDGPTHQPIETVTALRAIVGLDVVRPADANETAWAWRGALEHTDRPTALALSRQNLPTLDRDKYASAEGTLKGGYILSEASTGEPQVILIGTGSEVAICLTAQERLEAAGTPTRVVSMPCQEWFFEQDTAYQQKVLPHGVKARVSVEAGIRMSWDRLIGDAGEAVSIEHYGASAPAKILFEQFGFTADNVVAKANAALAKVGEITGHTTGN; from the coding sequence ATGGACGCCGTGGAGAAGGCCGGGAACGGCCACCCCGGCACCGCCATGAGCCTGGCACCGGCCGCATACCTTCTGTTCAACAAGGTCATGCGGCATGACCCGACGGACCCGCTCTGGGCCGGCCGGGACCGCTTCGTGCTCTCGTGTGGCCACTCGAGCCTCACTCTCTACATCCAGCTGTACCTCAACGGCTTCGGCCTCGCGCTGGACGACCTGGCCGCGCTGCGCCAGTGGGACTCGCTGACCCCGGGTCACCCGGAGTACGGCCACACCCCCGGCGTCGAGATCACGACCGGCCCGCTCGGGCAGGGCGTCGGCAACGCGGTCGGCATGGCGATGGCCGCCCGCCGCGAGCGCGGTCTGTTCGACCCGTCCGCCGACGGTGACTCGCTGTTCGACCGCCACGTGTATGCACTGTGCTCCGACGGCGACATCGAAGAGGGCGTCAGCCACGAGTCGAGCGCCGTGGCCGGTGTGCAGAAGCTGGGCAACCTCACGGTGATCTACGACGACAACGAGATCTCCATCGAGGACGACACCCGCATCGCCAAGAACGAGGACGTCGGCGCGCGCTACGCGGCGTACGGCTGGCACGTCCAGACCGTCGACTGGCGCAAGGGCGACCCGGAGAAGGGCGACTACAACGAGGACGTCCCCGCGCTGTGGGCGGCGATCCAGGAGGCCAAGTCCGTCACGGACAAGCCCTCGTTCATCGTGCTGCGCACGATCATCGGCTACCCGGCCCCCAACAAGCAGAACACCGGTAAGATCCACGGCTCGGCGCTGGGTGCCGACGAGGTCGCCGCCACCAAGGAGATCCTCGGCTTCGACCCGCAGAAGTCGTTCGACGTCGCGCCCGAGGTGCTCGAGCACACCCGCACGGTGGTCCAGCGTGGCCAGGCCGCGCACGCCGAGTGGGACAAGGCGTTCGAGGGCTGGGCGACCAGCAACCCCGAGGGCAAGAAGCTGTTCGACCGGATCACCTCGCGCAAGCTGCCCGAGGGCTGGACCGAGGCGCTGCCGGTGTTCCCCGCCGACGAGAAGGGTCTCGCGACCCGCGCCGCGTCCGGCAAGGTGCTCGACGCGCTCGCGCCGGTGCTGCCGGAGCTGTGGGGCGGCTCGGCCGACCTCGCCGAGAGCAACAACACCACGATGAAGGGCGAGCCGTCGTTCATCCCCGCCGAGTACGCCACCAAGGCGTTCCCCGGCCACGAGTACGGCCGCACGCTGCACTTCGGCATCCGCGAGCACGGCATGGGCTCGATCCTCAACGGCATCACCGCGCACGGCGCGACCCGGCCGTACGGCGGCACGTTCCTGGTGTTCAGCGACTACATGCGCGGCGCGGTCCGGCTGTCGGCGCTGATGAAGCTGCCGGTCATCTACGTGTGGACGCACGACTCCATCGGCCTCGGCGAGGACGGCCCGACGCACCAGCCGATCGAGACGGTGACCGCGCTGCGCGCGATCGTCGGCCTCGACGTGGTCCGCCCGGCCGACGCCAACGAGACCGCGTGGGCCTGGCGTGGCGCCCTGGAGCACACCGACCGCCCGACCGCCCTGGCGCTGTCGCGGCAGAACCTCCCGACGCTCGACCGCGACAAGTACGCCTCGGCCGAGGGCACCCTCAAGGGCGGCTACATCCTGTCCGAGGCGTCCACCGGCGAGCCGCAGGTCATCCTGATCGGCACCGGCTCCGAGGTGGCGATCTGCCTCACCGCGCAGGAGCGGCTCGAGGCCGCGGGCACCCCGACCCGGGTCGTGTCGATGCCCTGCCAGGAGTGGTTCTTCGAGCAGGACACCGCGTACCAGCAGAAGGTCCTCCCGCACGGCGTGAAGGCCCGCGTCTCCGTCGAGGCCGGCATCCGGATGAGCTGGGACCGGCTGATCGGCGACGCCGGCGAGGCCGTGAGCATCGAGCACTACGGTGCCAGCGCGCCCGCGAAGATCCTCTTCGAGCAGTTCGGGTTCACCGCGGACAACGTGGTGGCCAAGGCCAACGCCGCCCTGGCCAAGGTCGGCGAGATCACCGGTCACACGACCGGTAACTGA
- a CDS encoding glucose-6-phosphate dehydrogenase assembly protein OpcA has product MIGLWDTTGNEVVKALAAERRSAGGVASGLALTLVAVVEEKQVREAEAAATIAASAHPCRLLIVVRSDLEGRSRLDAEIVVGGRLGPAEAVVMRMYGRLALHAESVVMPLLAPDVPVVTWWHSAPPDVIANDFLGVVADRRITDSKLAADPVAALKQRAADYAPGDTDLTWTRITLWRTLVAGAFDTTEERVTGATVVAPGNDPTAALMCGWLKSRLGIEPVWEKTDRAPRMHSVELQCANGDCVSVTREEGTALFSRTGQEPRYMPLPKRPVGDELAEELRRLDPDQIYGEALGAMADIPDLDQKPPMRVHVWKDPALAARAGDDAAMAGPGGSAA; this is encoded by the coding sequence ATGATCGGCTTGTGGGACACGACCGGCAACGAGGTCGTGAAGGCCCTCGCGGCCGAGCGGCGCAGCGCGGGCGGTGTGGCCTCGGGTCTCGCGCTCACCCTGGTCGCCGTGGTCGAGGAGAAGCAGGTCCGCGAGGCCGAGGCAGCCGCCACCATCGCCGCGTCGGCGCACCCGTGCCGCCTGCTCATCGTGGTCCGCTCCGACCTGGAGGGCCGCAGCCGCCTGGACGCCGAGATCGTCGTCGGCGGCCGGCTCGGCCCGGCCGAGGCGGTCGTGATGCGCATGTACGGCCGGCTCGCGCTGCACGCCGAGTCCGTGGTCATGCCGCTGCTGGCCCCGGACGTGCCGGTGGTCACGTGGTGGCACAGCGCCCCGCCGGATGTCATCGCCAACGACTTCCTGGGCGTGGTGGCCGACCGCCGCATCACCGACAGCAAGCTCGCTGCCGACCCGGTCGCCGCGCTCAAGCAGCGGGCCGCCGACTACGCCCCGGGCGACACGGATCTCACCTGGACCCGGATCACCCTGTGGCGCACGCTGGTGGCCGGCGCGTTCGACACCACCGAGGAGCGCGTCACCGGCGCGACCGTGGTGGCGCCGGGCAACGACCCGACCGCCGCGCTGATGTGCGGCTGGCTCAAGTCCCGCCTGGGCATCGAGCCGGTCTGGGAGAAGACCGACCGGGCGCCGCGCATGCACTCGGTCGAGCTGCAGTGTGCCAACGGCGACTGCGTCTCGGTCACCCGCGAGGAAGGCACGGCGCTGTTCAGCCGGACCGGCCAGGAGCCGCGCTACATGCCGCTGCCCAAGCGCCCGGTCGGTGACGAGCTGGCCGAGGAGCTGCGCCGGCTCGACCCCGACCAGATCTACGGCGAGGCGCTGGGAGCCATGGCCGACATCCCCGACCTCGACCAGAAGCCCCCGATGCGGGTGCATGTCTGGAAGGACCCGGCCCTGGCCGCCCGC
- the tal gene encoding transaldolase has protein sequence MTDRLAELSAQGVAVWLDDLSRVRLQTGSLAKMLTEQHVAGVTTNPSIFAKALADASAYDDQLKDLAAQGVTVEEAIRLLTSFDVRWAADVLRPQYDESAGVDGRVSIEVDPRSAHDTAKTAAEARTLWWLVNRENLYIKIPATEAGLPAITETLAHGISVNVTLIFSLERYKAVMDAFFAGIEQAKENGHDLSKIGSVASFFVSRVDTEIDKRLDKIGSDDAKALKGKAAVANAQLAYQAYEEKFSSDRWKALESAGAKPQRPLWASTGTKNPDYKDTIYVEELIAPGTVNTMPESVIKAYEDHGETRGDTVTGSYAAAQKVMDDVAAAGVDLTDVFKVLEDEGVEKFEASWAELLEDVKKSLAAAKQGSSNPSDAAK, from the coding sequence ATGACTGACAGGCTGGCAGAGCTTTCCGCCCAGGGTGTGGCGGTATGGCTCGACGACCTCTCCCGTGTCCGGCTCCAGACCGGCTCCCTCGCCAAGATGCTCACCGAGCAGCACGTGGCCGGTGTGACCACCAACCCGAGCATCTTCGCCAAGGCCCTCGCGGACGCCAGCGCCTACGACGACCAGCTCAAGGACCTGGCCGCGCAGGGCGTGACGGTCGAGGAGGCCATCCGCCTGCTCACCTCGTTCGACGTGCGGTGGGCGGCCGACGTGCTGCGCCCGCAGTACGACGAGTCCGCCGGCGTGGACGGCCGGGTCTCCATCGAGGTCGACCCGCGCAGTGCACACGACACGGCGAAGACCGCGGCCGAGGCCCGTACGCTGTGGTGGCTCGTGAACCGCGAGAACCTCTACATCAAGATCCCGGCGACCGAGGCCGGTCTGCCGGCGATCACCGAGACGCTGGCCCACGGGATCAGCGTCAACGTGACGCTGATCTTCTCGCTCGAGCGCTACAAGGCCGTCATGGACGCCTTCTTCGCGGGCATCGAGCAGGCCAAGGAGAACGGCCACGACCTGTCGAAGATCGGCTCGGTCGCGTCGTTCTTCGTCTCGCGCGTGGACACCGAGATCGACAAGCGGCTCGACAAGATCGGTTCGGACGACGCCAAGGCCCTCAAGGGCAAGGCCGCCGTCGCGAACGCGCAGCTGGCCTACCAGGCGTACGAGGAGAAGTTCTCCTCCGACCGCTGGAAGGCGCTGGAGTCCGCGGGCGCCAAGCCGCAGCGGCCGCTGTGGGCGTCCACCGGGACCAAGAACCCGGACTACAAGGACACCATCTACGTCGAGGAGCTGATCGCCCCCGGCACGGTCAACACCATGCCCGAGTCGGTCATCAAGGCGTACGAGGACCACGGCGAGACCCGGGGCGACACCGTCACCGGCTCGTACGCCGCGGCCCAGAAGGTCATGGACGACGTGGCCGCCGCCGGTGTCGACCTGACCGACGTGTTCAAGGTCCTCGAGGACGAGGGCGTCGAGAAGTTCGAGGCCAGCTGGGCCGAGCTGCTCGAGGACGTCAAGAAGTCCCTCGCCGCCGCCAAGCAGGGTTCGAGCAACCCGAGCGACGCCGCCAAGTAA